One genomic segment of Nothobranchius furzeri strain GRZ-AD chromosome 10, NfurGRZ-RIMD1, whole genome shotgun sequence includes these proteins:
- the LOC107386037 gene encoding UDP-glucuronosyltransferase 2A2, which translates to MCQPALLTLAVLLCTSPLVYGGKVLVFPVDGSHWVNMNVIIQALHARGHEITVLRPSDTWYIKEDSPHYKAITINSSAGFDKEHFGSYVMQTINMRRNGSSIWSRISLEYDLVRHFDLMTKQVLQMVEDIFENTKFMQSLQDANYDVLLTDPAIGGGVLLGHRLGLPLVFNVRWTIQGEGHQAIAPSPLSYVPISGSELTDKMTFMQRVKNIIYYVFTCLQILYITEPNYPPFVHRYFGSDVHYMELFQAADIWLMRNDFTFEFPRPTMPNIVYMAGFQCKPSKPLPKELEDFVQGSGEHGVIVMTLGTLVEKLPDDLDEEIAAAFANLPQRVIWRHQGKKPSTLGNNTLLLDWLPQNDLLGHPKTKLFVAHGGTNGLQEAIYHGVPLVGLPLLFDQPDNFFRMESRGVAKVLDIATVNKEIFLDALKEVLYEPSYRQKMKELSSLHRDQPMKPLDRAIFWIEFVMRHKGAAHLRTESYKMSTLQYYSIDVLIFILAVIAVALTVFTFVMNCLWRRLYYRGKIKNE; encoded by the coding sequence ATGTGCCAACCAGCCCTGCTGACACTTGCAGTCTTGCTCTGCACATCACCCTTGGTATATGGAGGAAAGGTTTTGGTGTTTCCCGTTGATGGAAGCCACTGGGTCAACATGAATGTTATTATCCAAGCACTTCACGCCAGAGGTCATGAAATCACAGTGTTACGCCCATCTGACACCTGGTATATCAAGGAAGACTCTCCTCACTACAAAGCAATCACCATTAATTCCTCAGCTGGATTTGACAAGGAACACTTTGGTTCTTATGTTATGCAAACAATAAACATGCGACGCAACGGCTCGTCAATTTGGTCTCGCATTTCTTTGGAATATGACCTAGTAAGACATTTCGATCTCATGACCAAGCAGGTGCTTCAAATGGTAGAAGACATTTTTGAGAACACAAAATTCATGCAGAGCCTTCAAGATGCAAACTATGATGTTCTCCTTACTGACCCTGCAATTGGTGGTGGTGTGCTTTTGGGCCATCGTTTGGGTCTTCCACTTGTCTTTAATGTTAGATGGACCATTCAGGGTGAGGGGCATCAAGCAATTGCACCATCGCCACTTTCATATGTCCCAATATCAGGATCAGAGCTGACTGATAAAATGACTTTTATGCAAAGGGTCAAGAACATTATTTACTATGTTTTTACATGTTTGCAAATTTTATATATTACAGAACCAAACTACCCTCCCTTTGTTCATCGTTACTTTGGCAGTGATGTACATTACATGGAGCTGTTTCAGGCAGCTGACATCTGGCTGATGAGAAATGACTTCACCTTTGAGTTTCCGCGACCCACAATGCCAAACATTGTCTACATGGCAGGATTTCAGTGCAAACCCTCCAAACCTCTCCCCAAAGAGTTGGAAGATTTTGTACAGGGATCTGGAGAACATGGGGTTATTGTCATGACATTAGGGACTCTGGTGGAAAAACTTCCTGATGATCTTGATGAGGAAATTGCTGCTGCTTTTGCAAACCTTCCCCAGAGGGTCATCTGGAGACACCAAGGCAAGAAACCATCCACCCTTGGAAACAATACTTTACTCTTGGACTGGTTACCCCAGAATGACCTCCTAGGACACCCTAAGACCAAGTTGTTTGTGGCTCATGGAGGTACTAATGGACTGCAGGAGGCCATCTACCATGGTGTCCCCCTGGTTGGGCTGCCTCTCTTGTTTGACCAACCAGATAATTTCTTTAGGATGGAATCAAGAGGTGTGGCCAAAGTCTTGGACATTGCAACAGTGAATAAAGAAATCTTCTTGGATGCTCTAAAAGAAGTTCTATATGAACCTTCCTACAGACAGAAGATGAAAGAGTTGTCCAGTCTTCACAGGGATCAGCCCATGAAACCCCTGGATCGAGCCATCTTCTGGATCGAGTTTGTCATGAGGCACAAAGGAGCTGCACATCTGCGGACAGAGTCCTACAAAATGTCCACCCTCCAGTACTACTCCATTGATGTTTTAATATTCATCTTGGCAGTTATAGCTGTAGCATTAACAGTTTTTACTTTCGTTATGAATTGTCTCTGGAGAAGGCTATACTATAGAGGAAAGATCAAAAACGAATGA